A single window of Lutzomyia longipalpis isolate SR_M1_2022 chromosome 1, ASM2433408v1 DNA harbors:
- the LOC129786609 gene encoding actin-binding Rho-activating protein — protein sequence MTDVDHELGSIRHLVESPLSSKVAMFNNVANKHKEAQLLNPFSDVDGRRSPRPQFSKDEYGKPVAGSLTEFRGQKANLHVYREMMELCEVIYNSGAPISPEDDKLRYIFFGELFNIYVHISDKVVGLLLRARKHKLIDFEGEVLFQRRDDDVPIFMLQTMAQIREYVRAKEDEVRRSISPNPQAMIHGPMPEVSMN from the exons GAGTCGCCGTTATCCTCAAAGGTGGCAATGTTCAATAATGTTGCAAACAAACACAAAGAAGCTCAACTCTTGAATCCCTTCTCAGATGTTGATGGCAGAAGATCACCAAGGCCACAGTTTAGCAAAGATGAATACGGAAA ACCCGTGGCGGGAAGCTTAACTGAATTCCGGGGACAGAAGGCCAATCTTCACGTGTACAGAGAGATGATGGAGCTCTGTGAAGTAATCTACAACAGTGGTGCCCCCATATCGCCGGAAGATGATAAACTTCGGTATATCTTCTTTGGGGAACTCTTCAAT ATTTACGTACACATTTCGGACAAAGTGGTGGGACTCCTTCTGCGGGCCCGAAAGCACAAATTAATCGACTTCGAGGGTGAAGTTCTCTTCCAGCGCCGCGACGACGATGTTCCCATTTTTATGCTGCAGACAATGGCTCAAATCCGCGAATACGTACGCGCCAAGGAAGACGAAGTACGGCGGAGTATCAGCCCCAATCCGCAGGCTATGATCCATGGACCAATGCCGGAAGTGTCCATGAACTAG